CGTTCGGCCTCGGCGGCGAGGATGGCGGCGTGCTTTTCACCTTCGGCAGCAAGGATGCGCGCCTGCTTTTCGCCCTCGGCGGTCTTGATGTCAGCCTCGCGTTGGCCCTCGGCGGCCAGGATGGTGGCCCGCTTTTCGCGGTCGGCCTTCATCTGCTTTTCCATGGACTGCTGGATGGACGGCGGCGGGTCGATTGCCTTGAGTTCTACGCGGCTGATGCGCAGGCCCCATTTGGTGGTGGCTGCGTCGAGTTCGCCGCGCAGGCGGCGGTTGATCACTTCGCGGGAGGTGAGGGTTTCTTCCAGGGTCATGCCACCGACGACGTCGCGCAGCGTTGCCACGGAGATTTGTTCCACACCCACGATGTAGTTGTCTACTCCGTAGATTGCGCGGGCGGGGTCGTTGATTTGGAAGGTGACCACGGTGTCAATGGCCACGGTGAGGTTGTCTTCGGTGATGACTGCTTGCGGCGGGAAGGACACCACGCGTTCGCGGGTGTCAATGCGTGCGCGCACGCGGTCGATGAAGGGGACGAGGAGCGTGATTCCCCCTGATACGGTGCGCGTATAGCGTCCGAGCCGCTCGATGACGGCAGCTTCTCCTTGTGGGATCAGGGCGATCGATTTGATGACGATGAGTGCTATGACAACCACCAGGAGCACTGTGGTGAGCAGGCCCGGGGTGAGAAATTCCATTAGCTTTCCTTCCAGATGACTGCTGTGGATCCGTCAATGTGGACAACCGGGACCTGCTCACCGACCTCAAAGGAATGGCCGTCGATCATGCTTCGTGCCGACCACACGGTGCCGTCAAGGCGGACTTGACCGCCGGTGCCGTCGACACGCTCGAGGACGGAGGCCTTCGCGCCAACGAGGGCTGCCGGGGAGGTATCTAGCACCAGCGGTGCCTGCATGCGTCGACGCAAAACGGGGCGCAGGAAGACGATAAGCCCCGCCGAGGCGAGGGCGAATACGGCCACGCTGGCCAGCGTCGGGGCCCCCAGCTGGGCCGCTATGGCCGCGCAAGCAGCCCCGCCGGCGAGCATGAGCAGAGTAAATTCCCCCGCCGCTAACTCACAGGCGGCCAGGACCAATGCGGCGATGAACCAGACGAGAGCTTCCACGCTCCCCAACGTACCGTACGCGCGAGCTAGCAGAGGTCCTCCTTGCTCAGCTCGGGGGTGGTGACAAAGTCCACGAGGCGTTCGACGGCTCCGATCAGGCTGGAATCAAGATCGCGGAATGAGCGCACGGCGTTAAACACGCGATTCCACCCTTCCTGGGGGTCTGACCAGCCCAGACGCTGACACACGCCGGTCTTCCAATCCTCGCCGCGGGGAACCTCGGGCCACGCGCGGATGCCCAGTCGCTCGGGTTTCACCGCCGCCCAGATATCGATGTACGGGTGCCCGGTAACAAGGACATCAGGGCCGACCGCAGCCGTGAGCCGGGTTTCCTTGGATCCGGCGACCAGGTGGTCGGCCAGGACGCCTACCCGCCTGCCCGGTTCCGGGCGAAACTCAGCCAGGCGTTCCGGCAGGTTGTCCAGCCCCTCAAGGTATTCCACCACCACCCCTTCGACGCGCAGGTCATGGCCCCACACCCGCTCGACGATGGCGGCATCATGGATACCCTCCACCCAGATCCGCGAGGGAGCGGCAACCTTGGCCTGAACATTGGCCACGCGCCGGGATCCGCTGTTGGAATGCTGCGGGGGGCGCGGGGCATCAGCCACGTAGCGCGTCAAGGTCACTGGCTTGCCTTCGAAGAGAAATGCGCCGTTGCGGAGGTGGAACAGGTGCTGCGCGCCGTGGCGATCTTCGAGGCGGACGAAGTCACCGTCGTAGGTGCGTTCACAGCCGATGACGGCGCCGACGTATCCCGTGGCGCGCACCTCAACGACCATGCCCGGCTTCGCCGGCAGCGAGGGGTAGACGCGCGGGCGTTTCCGCGCATGCCCGGCAAAGATGTCTCCGGCATAAGGATCGTGTGCAACCATGGCCCCAGAGCTTAGTAGGCGCCGTGTCAGCGGCTAGCATGGTGCGGTCATGGATGTGCAAACCCAAGTGTGGAGCCCGCTGCAGGATTGGGCGCTGTGGATCAACGCCTGGCTGGAAGGATCGGTGTCTACCGATGCGCTTCTCGACGCCTTCTCCCCCGACGCCGCCACACACCGGTACGCGGGCGCGCCCATCATCGAGCTACTTGGGGTGCTGCGGGCGCTGCCGGGGGCGTCGGCACGCAGCGGTCCGGGAGTATTGCTCACCCTGGCCGGACCGGGTGACCCTGCCGCGCTGCCTGCCGGCAGTCCGGCGGCGCGCCAGGCTAGTGCTGCAGGCAGCCTCGGCGGGGCGATCCTCGTTGCGGGAGGGGGAGGCTGGACGGCGCTGGTTGTCACGCGCTCCGATGCGACGCTGGAGTGGAATGCCTACGAGCTCGCGGCGCCTTTTGTTCCCCCCGCACCGCTGGCCCCCGGGCAGGCTGATCTCGCGCTTGCTGCTGCGACGCGGGAGGCGGCGAGCGCCATCACCGCGGCGCACCCCCAGCCCGGCGCCTCACCGCTGCCGGATCCGCGCCTGACGGTGGGGACGCTGCGTGATCATTATGATTCCATCGGCCTGCCGCCGGGCACGCCGACGCGCAGCGCGCGGCTGATCGCCCGCGCAGATCAGGTGGCCGCCATCGTGGAGGCAGTACTGGAGCGCGCCGGGGAGCACGGCTTCGATCCCCACCTGTTGGCCCTGACCCGCCATATCCGGGCGGCGCGGGAGTCGGCCGTCGCCTACGCGGTGGCTACCGGACGGTAGCGGCTGCGCTGCGGATCGCTGCAGGGCTCTCCGTTGATGGACGCGCCGGTGACGGTGACCTCCCCCGCGCTTTCTAGCGGCGCATCCTTGGTCCACTCGTCGATGAGGTCGACGACCATGCCCGCAAATTCCGGGGTGGAGCCGATGGTGCTCGCCCGAACCATGGTCATGCCGCGCTCGTCGACTGCCTCGCGCAGCTCCGTATCCAGGTCCCAGACCACTTCCATGTGATCGGAGATGAAGCCCACCGGGAACACCACGATCGCGTTGACGCCCTGCTTATCGTGCAGGTCAACAACGTGATCCACCACGTCCGGCTCGAGCCACGGGGTGCGCGGGTTGCCGGAGCGCGATTGCCACACAACATCCCACTGCTCGACCCCGGCGCTCGTGGCGATAAGGCGTGCGGCCTCCTTGACCTGGCGCGAATACAGCTGGGGGTCCTCCGGGCCGCCGGCGGCGTTATCCGCGGCGAGCGGGACGGAGTGCGCGGTGAAGATGACGCGTGCGTCCTTGGGGGCCTCTTCGCGGGCACGGCGCACGGAGGCGGCGCTTTCGGCGATGACGCGCGGGTGGTCATAGAACTGGCGCAGCTTGGTGAACTCGATATCCGGAAGCCCCTTGGAGGCAAGGTGATCGCGCATCCGGATAATGTCCTCGTTGTATTGGTCGGTTCCGGAGTATCCGGCCCACGCCGAGGTGGCAAAGACGAGGACGCGGCGCACGCCGTCGGCGGCCATCTGCTCGGCGGCTTCCTGCGCAAAGGGGTGCCAATTGCGGTTGCCAAAGTAGACGGGCAGCGTCTCGCCGCGCCGTGACAACTCCGCCTCCACATTGGCAATGAGTTCCCGGTTGAGCCTATTGAGTGGGCTGACTCCGCCGAAGTGGAAGTAGTGTTCGCCGACCACCCGCAGCCGCTCGCGGGGGATGCCGCGGCCTTGGGTGACGTTCTCTAGAAAAGGAATAACCTCGTCTTCGCCTTCGGGGCCGCCGAAGGACAAGACGAGGAGCGCATCATAGTGCTGGGGTGCGTCAGTCATGGGCATGACTTTACGACTTTCGTTCGACTATGAGCAAAAGGTGGAGCCCGTGAAAGTGGGCTCCACCAGCGGCAATTAGAGCAGCCTCACCACATAAGGGCTCATTCCGGACCAGCGCACCGGGGAGATTTGCACGTAGGATCCCGATTGCGGGGCCTCCACCATGGTGCCATCGCCAAGGTAAATTGCCACGTGCTGATTGCCGGACGGACCATAGAAGATCAGGTCACCGCGCTGCATCTGGCTGGGATCCAACTGCGTACCGCGCTGGTACTGGTACCCGGAGTAGTGCGGCAGGGAAATGCCCACCCCGGCGAACGCATAGACCACCAGGCCAGAGCAGTCGAAGCCCACCTTGTTGTAGTCACCATAGGAGTCCGCGACTCCCCCATCCCGGATGCCCAGGCTGGGGCCCGTGGCGGTGCCGCCGCCCCAGGCATAGGGCACGCCGATCTGCGAGGTCGCGCGCGCGATGACCGTTTCCACCAGCTCCGAGCGCGCCCCGCTGACCACGGCACTGGAGCCCTGCCCTGCGGCATCGCTTCCCGACGCCGCCGAGCCGCTCGATCCCTGCGCCTCTGCGGGTGCGGCCTCCTGCTCGGTGGTCTCCTCAGCCGCATCGGTGCCCTGCTGGTCCTGCGTGCCGGAAGACGAACCCACGCCCGTGCCTGTGGTGCCGGTTTCCTCCGTGGCGTCCTGAGCGCCCGGGTTTTGCAGCTCTGCCACCGGGCCGGCAGCCGCATCCTCCGAGGTGGGGTACGGGCTATCCAACTCGGTGTGCGTCGGCTGGGTGGCCTCAACGCGCTGGGCTTCCTTGGCGGCGGCTGCCTGCTTCGCCTTATCAATAAGGTCCTGCTGACGAGCCTTCTCTTCCGCCTCCGCCCGCGCACGAGCGGCCTCTTCCTTTTCCTTCTGCGCCCGTGCGCGCGCTGCCTCATCGGCGCGTCGCTCCGCCTCCGCGGCCCGCTCGGCGGCTTCCTTCTCCGCCTTGCGCTGAGCCTCCGCCTCCGCCTGATAGCGGTTGTACTCCTCGCGCTGAGTCAGCAGACCCTCCGCGTGGGACTTGGCAGAATCTAGTCGCCGCTGAGCGTTTTCCTGGTCGGAAACCAATTGGTCCCGCTGCGCGGCCGCGGAGTCGAGCTTTGCCGTGTTGTTCTCGATCGCCTGGCGGGCGGCATCCTGGGCGCTTTGCGCCTCGGATTCCCGCAGTTCTGCAACGTTTCGGGCCTCGCGCAGCCGCGACTCGTTGTTCGCCTTTTTCGTCCGAGCGCGATCCAAGTCCTCAATGGCGGCGCGCTGTTTCTCTGCGTTTGTGCGCAAGAAGGTGGACCGGTCGAGGGCCTCCCGCGACGTCGACTCCCCGGCCAGTGCCGTCATCGGCGACGATGCCCCGCGCCGGTAGGTAGTCCGGGAGATCTCATCGAGTCGACGCTGGGCGTCTTCCAGCTCACTTTGGGTGCCGTCTAGCTCGCGCTTGGCGGCCGCGGCGTCCTGGCGTGCACGTTCCGCAATGGACTGCGCATCGTGCAGGTCAACCAGGGACTTGTTGACCTCTTCGCGCAACGCGCCCATGTCGAGCTCAATGCGCGCGATCTCCTCCTGGGCCTGCGTCACCTTGCCAGCCAGACCGGCGACGTCATTGGCACCGGTAGTCAGCGCCGCGCGCGCGTTTTCCAGGTCAGCGTCGCTGGGGTTGGTCGGTTCCGCCACCGCCGGGGGAACGGTCATGAGCGTGGCAGCGCAAACGAGTGCCGCCACGCTGGTGCGAGTCACCGCCCGCAGGCAGCGATAAGGCGTCGGTTTTCCGGTGCGAACCACGGGCTTCTCCTGTTGCCCTGAGCAGGCGCATGCCAACCCCGGGGCTGTCTTGGTCGATCCATTGAACACGTAGGGATGACTCGCGGGCCGCTGCGCGGCGCCGCTGCACCAGCACAACCGGGCAGCATCGCCTGCGGCATGGCGGGTTGATCGCAGTTACCCAAGCACGCTTCCCCACGTGCCCACACGGATCCGCGACCTCACCGCGTCTAGGCCAAAGCCTTGACTGCGGCGTTCGCCGTGCCCGACGATCCCGTTTCCGGGACCCCGGTTGTGACAAGTCGGTACAGATGTGACGAACATCGACCCGCGAGTCATTACCAAAACAATAGGGCACAGCAGGCTAAGCGCGCCACGTCAGGAACATATTTTTCATGAATCCCACCCCTCACACCAGCCCCAGCGGGCTGCTTACCCCCTCCTGCCTGGCCTTTTAATGTAACGCTAGACCAGTGTGACGCTCATCACTCTTGCGGTGTACCCCCTGGCGTGTCTGCCAATTCCTACCCGGCCTCCCCTACCGCCTCCTAGTCAAGGGTATTGGCCTGACCCACGTGCCGCTTGCCCATCCAGACCCCCAGGCCGACGACACAGGCCAGGGCTAGACACACCACCACCGCGATGAGCGTCCACTGGGGGGAGGTGGTATCCATCGCATGGGCAAACTCACGCAACCCCGTGGCGTAGTTGGGGTCCAGAAGATGCTGTTGCGCCGCCTCTATCGCATCGCGGGTATACACCTGACTGACCGCCCCTGAGGCATGGGGGGCGCGTACCACCACCGTGTCCAAGCCCGTTGTGTCCTGGAGCACCTGCGCAATATCGCGCAGGTCCGCGGGCTGTTGCGGCGTGGTGTCCACCGCGACGAACCCCAGGGAACCGTGCGTGACTGACTGTGCGTAACTCTGGGCGTCGATAAGCTCCCCGCGCCACGCGGGGTCGAGGGAGCCCTGCCCGATGATCCCCACTCGTGACCGCTCGAGTTCGGCGGTCACGCTGGCTAGGTCTTCTGTGCTCACGTTGGAGGGGATCACGGCGCAACGAGCTCCTTGTTTACTCGGTATCTCGATCTCAGTAACGAAGGGAACTCGGACAGCCGCACCCCGTGGTGGGCTATGAGCTCTCCGGCGGCATTACTACGGCATTTATCGGGAATATCCGGGGTCCCGTTAGCGTCCATTGTGCACCAGTGTTGGGCTCCCCCCACACGGGGGGTGGGAAAAGAAAAGTCTGGCGAAGATTCTGAAACAGAACGCCCGTACTGTTAAGATCAGAGCCAAGACGCGGGTCCGGTACCTCAACGACGGGTAAACTAGGGCTGGACCTCGCGTAATGCCGGACTCCGGCTCCGGCGACGAGGACACCCCCACCATTGCCCGTTAGGAAGTGGAGCTCACTGTGGTTGAAAGTAAGAACTCCTTTGACGCCAAGCGAAAGCTCACGGTCGGCGAAAAGGAATACGACTATTTCGCGCTCGATGCTGTCGAAGGTATGGATAAACTACCTTACTCGTTGAAAGTGCTCGGAGAAAACCTCCTGCGCACCGAGGACGGCAAAAACGTCACCGAAGAACACATCAAGGCAATCGCCGGGTGGGACCCACACGCCGAACCTTCCATTGAGATCCAGTTCACCCCCGCCCGCGTCCTCATGCAGGACTTCACCGGCGTGCCCTGTGTGGTGGACCTGGCGACCATGCGCGAGGCCGTGTCCACCCTCGGCGGCAACCCTGACCAGGTCAACCCCCTCAACCCCGCCGAGATGGTCATCGACCACTCCGTCATCGTCGAGGCCTTCGGCGGGCCGGAGGCATTGGCCAAGAACGTAGAAATTGAATACCAGCGCAATGAAGAGCGCTACCAGTTCTTGCGCTGGGGTTCAGAGAACTTCTCTAACTTCCGCGTGGTTCCCCCGGGAACCGGCATCGTCCACCAGGTCAACATCGAGCACCTGTCGCGCGTTGTCTTTGACAATGAGGGCCTGGCGTACCCGGATACCTGCATTGGCACGGACTCCCACACCACCATGGAAAACGGCCTGGGAATCCTCGGCTGGGGCGTCGGCGGCATCGAGGCAGAAGCCGCCATGCTTGGCCAGCCGGTGTCCATGCTCATTCCGAAGGTTGTGGGCTTCAAGCTCACCGGTGAGATCCCCGTGGGTGTGACGGCTACCGACGTCGTCCTCACCATCACCGAGATGCTGCGCGAGCACGGCGTGGTGCAGAAGTTCGTGGAGTTCTACGGCAACGGCGTCAAGTCCGTTCCGCTGGCCAACCGGGCGACCATCGGCAACATGTCCCCCGAGTTCGGCTCCACCTGCGCCATCTTCCCCATCGACGAAGAAACCGTGAACTACCTGCGCCTGACCGGACGCCCGGAGGAGCAGATCGCCCGCGTGGAGGCCTACGCCAAGGCGCAGGGCATGTGGCTGGAAATGGACGCCCCGGAGGCGGAGTACTCCGAGTACCTGGAGCTCGACCTGTCCACCGTGGTGCCCTCCATCGCCGGGCCGAAGCGCCCGCAGGACCGCATCCTGCTGTCCGACGCCAAGGAAACCTTCCGCAAGCAGCTGGGCGATTTCACCGACGACCCCATCTGCGAGGACGACTCCCCGGCCGGCAACGCCATGGAATCCGAGGGCGAAGTCGACGACACGGATACCGAGTCCGAGGATCTGGCAACCCCCGGCTACAACTCCTCGGCCGCCGGCCATGGCGAGTCCGCGGCCGCCGGCGCCAAGGGCCGCCAGTCCAAGCCCGTGCTCGTCCACTCCCCCAACGGCGGCAGCTACACCCTCGACCACGGCATGGTGGCCATCGCCTCCATCACCTCTTGCACCAACACCTCCAACCCCTCGGTCATGGTGGGTGCGGGCCTCATCGCCCGCAAGGCACACGCCCGCGGGTTGACCTCCAAGCCCTGGGTCAAGACCATCTGTGCGCCTGGCTCCCAGGTGGTTGACGGCTACTTCAAGCGCGCGGACCTGTGGAAGGACCTGGAAGCGCTGGGCTTCTACCTGTCCGGCTTCGGGTGCACCTCGTGCATCGGCAACTCCGGCCCCCTGCCGGACGAAGTCTCCGCGGCGATCAACGATAACGATCTCACCGCCACCGCCGTCCTGTCCGGCAACCGCAACTTTGAAGGCCGCATCTCCCCCGACGTGAAGATGAACTACCTGGCCTCCCCCATCATGGTCATCGCCTACGCCCTCGCCGGCACCATGGACTTTGACTTTGACACCCAGCCCCTGGGCCAGGACCCGGATGGCACTGACGTCTACCTCAAGGACATCTGGCCCTCCACCCAGGAGATCGAGGACACCATCGCCGAGGCGATTAGCCGCGAGCTCTACGTAGAGGACTACGCGGACGTGTTCAAGGGCGACGAGCAGTGGCAGAACCTCGACGTCCCCAAGGTCAAGACCTTCGTCTGGGATGAGGACTCCACCTACATCCGTAAGGCCCCGTACTTAGACGGCATGCTTGTCGAACCGGAGCCCGTCGAGGACATCCACGGCGCACGCGTCTTGGCCAAGCTGGGCGACTCGGTCACCACTGACCACATCTCCCCGGCGTCCGCCATCAAGCCCGGTACCCCCGCGGCGCAATACCTGGACGCCCACGGTGTTCAGCGCCAGGACTACAACTCCCTGGGCTCTCGGCGCGGCAACCACGAGGTCATGATGCGCGGCACTTTTGCCAACATCCGCCTGCAGAATCAGCTGGTTGATGTCCAAGGCGGCTACACCCGCGACTTCACCCAGGAAGGCGGCCCGCAGGAGTTCATCTTCGACGCCTGCCAGAACTACGCCAAGGCGGGCATCCCGCTGGTAGTCATCGCGGGCAAGGAGTACGGAACCGGATCCTCGCGTGACTGGGCGGCAAAGGGCACCAACCTGCTTGGTGTGCGCGCCGTGATCACCGAGTCCTTCGAGCGTATCCACCGCTCGAACCTCATCGGCATGGGCGTCATCCCGCTGCAATTCCCGCAGGGTGAGTCCCACGAGTCCTTAGGTCTTGACGGCACGGAGACCTTTGATATTGAGGGCATCACCGCCCTCAATGATGAGTCCGCCGGTATTCCTAAGACCGTCCATGTCACGGCCACCAAGGAAGACGGCCAGACCGTCGAGTTCGATGCCACCGTGCGCATCGATACCCCCGGTGAGGCGGATTACTACCGCCACGGCGGCATCCTGCAGTACGTGCTGCGCCACATGGCGCAGTCCGAAAACTAGCCGCACTGCCGCACCCCACGCCCCTGGAGCCAGCGGAAACCTTTTCCTCACGCTCCGGGGGCCTTGTGCCCCATTAGTCCCCTGCCTGCCCCCTGTTTTGGATTGGACGTGAAAACGCGTGCCCGTTGTCAGCGAAGCCGAGCTTGCCAAGCGCCGCCACGAGATCATCGAGGGCGCTCGCCGCTGCTTTGGCCGCCACGGTTATGAAGGTGCCACGGTCCGGTTGCTTGAGGAAGAAACCGGAAAGTCCCGCGGAGCGATCTTCCACCACTTCGGCGACAAGGAAAGCCTCTTCCTTGCCATCGCGCGCGAGGACGCGGTCCGGCAGGCAGACGTTGTTGCCCGCGACGGGCTGGTGGAGGTCATGCGCGACATCCTCTCCCACCCCGAACGCCACGACTGGCTGGCCACCCGGCTTGAGATCACCCGGATGGTGCGCACGGACTCGAGCTTCCGCTCACGTTGGCGCCAGCACCAGGAGGTCCTTGACGACGCCGTCCGCGACCGCCTGCGCCGCAACGCTCAGGCCGACCGCATGCGCACCGACGTCCCGGTAGAAACCCTCATGATCTACTTAGAGACCGTCATGGACGGGCTGATCTCCCGGGTGGCCGCGGGCCTGCCGCTGGACTCCATGGCCGGGGTGTTGGACCTGGTTGAGGCTTCTGTACGCAAAAGTGGCTAATCCCCTGCACCGGAAATAGACCGCTTAGTTCACTCGCGGCGCGGTGGTGTACTAGACTGTCACGCTATGTCGAAGTTCCTCCTGCTCTCCCCACGCCGTGGGGCGGCCGTCGCCGCCGCCGAATACCGGGATTTCCTCCAGGCCTCCCAGCTTGCCCCGGAACAGCTAGAGCAGCGCATGTTCGACACCGCGGATGCCCAGGTTGGGTCCACCGCGGGTGTCACCGGGATCTTCGTTGGGGGCAGTTCGTTGAACATGACCGCGCCGGCGCGTGATGAGTGGCACCGACGGGTCGTCGATAAGCTCTCTGAACTCCCCCACCAGCCGCTACCGTGCCTCTTTGTTTGCTTCGGGGCGGGACTGATCGCCGAGTCTTTCGGCGGCGCGGTGGGCAACACGCACCCGGAAAAGAGTGGCGAAACCATCGTTGAGCTCACCGCGGACGGGGCGCAGGACGAGCTTTTTGGGCGATTGCCCGCCCGCTTCAGCGCGCTGACGGGACACACCGAGAACGTCACCCGCATCCCGGAGGGTGCAACGCTGCTGGCCTCCGGGCCCACCTGCCCGGTGCAGGCCTACCGCCTGGGTACGCATACCTGGGCCACCCAGTTCCATGCGGAAATGGACCCCTTGGGCATGGCCACCCGGATGGGCTTTTACCGCAACCACGGCTATTTTGATGACGCGGATTTTGATGACATCGTCACCGAATTGCAGGCGGTGGATACCACGTGGTCCAATGCCGTGCTGCGCGGCTTTGTGGATATGTGTGATAAGCGGGCGGGGCAGCTCAGCGCCTAGACGGGCACTCCGCCCACAGGGGTAATGCTGCCTGGGCAAAAGCACCCCGGGGAGGGGTCGGGCGGACTACGATGGATCGGCATGTATGCCGTTATGACCGTCACCGGTGCGGACCACACCGGGATTATCGCCGCAGTGACCGCTAAACTTGCGGAACTAGACATTAATATTCTCGACGTCTCCCAGACCATCATGGACAAGTGGTTCACCATGATCCTGCGCGTCGAGCTACCGGAGTCCTCCAGCGACGTTCCCGCCGTGCAGGAGGCGATGACCGAGGTGGAAAAGGTCCAACACCTCACCATCAGGATCCAGTCCGAGGCCCTGTTCACCGCGGTCAACGAGGTCTAGACAATGGCATTGAGCATCAACGCCGGGCGGATCCTGGACACCATCGACATGGTGGAGAAGTACCGTCTGGACATCCGCACCGTAACCATGGGCATTTCCCTGCTGGGCTGCATCCGCTCCACCATGGAAGACACCTGCACCGCCATTTATGACAAGGTCACCACACAGGCTGGTCGCCTCGTCGAGGTGTGCCAGGGCATCGAGAAGGAGCTGGGGGTGCCCATCGTCAACAAGCGCATCTCGGTGACGCCGATCGCCCTGGTCGCCTCTGGTCTCGACGGTA
Above is a genomic segment from Corynebacterium uberis containing:
- the can gene encoding aconitate hydratase, giving the protein MVESKNSFDAKRKLTVGEKEYDYFALDAVEGMDKLPYSLKVLGENLLRTEDGKNVTEEHIKAIAGWDPHAEPSIEIQFTPARVLMQDFTGVPCVVDLATMREAVSTLGGNPDQVNPLNPAEMVIDHSVIVEAFGGPEALAKNVEIEYQRNEERYQFLRWGSENFSNFRVVPPGTGIVHQVNIEHLSRVVFDNEGLAYPDTCIGTDSHTTMENGLGILGWGVGGIEAEAAMLGQPVSMLIPKVVGFKLTGEIPVGVTATDVVLTITEMLREHGVVQKFVEFYGNGVKSVPLANRATIGNMSPEFGSTCAIFPIDEETVNYLRLTGRPEEQIARVEAYAKAQGMWLEMDAPEAEYSEYLELDLSTVVPSIAGPKRPQDRILLSDAKETFRKQLGDFTDDPICEDDSPAGNAMESEGEVDDTDTESEDLATPGYNSSAAGHGESAAAGAKGRQSKPVLVHSPNGGSYTLDHGMVAIASITSCTNTSNPSVMVGAGLIARKAHARGLTSKPWVKTICAPGSQVVDGYFKRADLWKDLEALGFYLSGFGCTSCIGNSGPLPDEVSAAINDNDLTATAVLSGNRNFEGRISPDVKMNYLASPIMVIAYALAGTMDFDFDTQPLGQDPDGTDVYLKDIWPSTQEIEDTIAEAISRELYVEDYADVFKGDEQWQNLDVPKVKTFVWDEDSTYIRKAPYLDGMLVEPEPVEDIHGARVLAKLGDSVTTDHISPASAIKPGTPAAQYLDAHGVQRQDYNSLGSRRGNHEVMMRGTFANIRLQNQLVDVQGGYTRDFTQEGGPQEFIFDACQNYAKAGIPLVVIAGKEYGTGSSRDWAAKGTNLLGVRAVITESFERIHRSNLIGMGVIPLQFPQGESHESLGLDGTETFDIEGITALNDESAGIPKTVHVTATKEDGQTVEFDATVRIDTPGEADYYRHGGILQYVLRHMAQSEN
- a CDS encoding glutamine amidotransferase, translating into MSKFLLLSPRRGAAVAAAEYRDFLQASQLAPEQLEQRMFDTADAQVGSTAGVTGIFVGGSSLNMTAPARDEWHRRVVDKLSELPHQPLPCLFVCFGAGLIAESFGGAVGNTHPEKSGETIVELTADGAQDELFGRLPARFSALTGHTENVTRIPEGATLLASGPTCPVQAYRLGTHTWATQFHAEMDPLGMATRMGFYRNHGYFDDADFDDIVTELQAVDTTWSNAVLRGFVDMCDKRAGQLSA
- a CDS encoding ACT domain-containing protein, with translation MYAVMTVTGADHTGIIAAVTAKLAELDINILDVSQTIMDKWFTMILRVELPESSSDVPAVQEAMTEVEKVQHLTIRIQSEALFTAVNEV
- a CDS encoding TetR/AcrR family transcriptional regulator — encoded protein: MPVVSEAELAKRRHEIIEGARRCFGRHGYEGATVRLLEEETGKSRGAIFHHFGDKESLFLAIAREDAVRQADVVARDGLVEVMRDILSHPERHDWLATRLEITRMVRTDSSFRSRWRQHQEVLDDAVRDRLRRNAQADRMRTDVPVETLMIYLETVMDGLISRVAAGLPLDSMAGVLDLVEASVRKSG
- a CDS encoding DUF6676 family protein, which produces MIPSNVSTEDLASVTAELERSRVGIIGQGSLDPAWRGELIDAQSYAQSVTHGSLGFVAVDTTPQQPADLRDIAQVLQDTTGLDTVVVRAPHASGAVSQVYTRDAIEAAQQHLLDPNYATGLREFAHAMDTTSPQWTLIAVVVCLALACVVGLGVWMGKRHVGQANTLD
- a CDS encoding SPFH domain-containing protein; this translates as MEFLTPGLLTTVLLVVVIALIVIKSIALIPQGEAAVIERLGRYTRTVSGGITLLVPFIDRVRARIDTRERVVSFPPQAVITEDNLTVAIDTVVTFQINDPARAIYGVDNYIVGVEQISVATLRDVVGGMTLEETLTSREVINRRLRGELDAATTKWGLRISRVELKAIDPPPSIQQSMEKQMKADREKRATILAAEGQREADIKTAEGEKQARILAAEGEKHAAILAAEAERQAEILRAEGRRAARYLEAQGEARAIQKVNAAIKSSKPTPELLAYQYLDKLPKMAEGKASTMWMIPSQFGDSLEQFARALGHQDDKGVFRYEAQDVDEDTKEMAASDNTDEWFSTESDPEIAAAVAAANAVANKPVDPAVAEPVTPRERREPAPQAAAAAAPAAPAAPAVTEQEAPASITAATAAPGQDQQPSPEPDSATAVRADTEQS
- a CDS encoding DUF3097 domain-containing protein — its product is MVAHDPYAGDIFAGHARKRPRVYPSLPAKPGMVVEVRATGYVGAVIGCERTYDGDFVRLEDRHGAQHLFHLRNGAFLFEGKPVTLTRYVADAPRPPQHSNSGSRRVANVQAKVAAPSRIWVEGIHDAAIVERVWGHDLRVEGVVVEYLEGLDNLPERLAEFRPEPGRRVGVLADHLVAGSKETRLTAAVGPDVLVTGHPYIDIWAAVKPERLGIRAWPEVPRGEDWKTGVCQRLGWSDPQEGWNRVFNAVRSFRDLDSSLIGAVERLVDFVTTPELSKEDLC
- a CDS encoding DIP1281 family NlpC/P60 protein, with amino-acid sequence MTRTSVAALVCAATLMTVPPAVAEPTNPSDADLENARAALTTGANDVAGLAGKVTQAQEEIARIELDMGALREEVNKSLVDLHDAQSIAERARQDAAAAKRELDGTQSELEDAQRRLDEISRTTYRRGASSPMTALAGESTSREALDRSTFLRTNAEKQRAAIEDLDRARTKKANNESRLREARNVAELRESEAQSAQDAARQAIENNTAKLDSAAAQRDQLVSDQENAQRRLDSAKSHAEGLLTQREEYNRYQAEAEAQRKAEKEAAERAAEAERRADEAARARAQKEKEEAARARAEAEEKARQQDLIDKAKQAAAAKEAQRVEATQPTHTELDSPYPTSEDAAAGPVAELQNPGAQDATEETGTTGTGVGSSSGTQDQQGTDAAEETTEQEAAPAEAQGSSGSAASGSDAAGQGSSAVVSGARSELVETVIARATSQIGVPYAWGGGTATGPSLGIRDGGVADSYGDYNKVGFDCSGLVVYAFAGVGISLPHYSGYQYQRGTQLDPSQMQRGDLIFYGPSGNQHVAIYLGDGTMVEAPQSGSYVQISPVRWSGMSPYVVRLL
- a CDS encoding ferrochelatase, which produces MTDAPQHYDALLVLSFGGPEGEDEVIPFLENVTQGRGIPRERLRVVGEHYFHFGGVSPLNRLNRELIANVEAELSRRGETLPVYFGNRNWHPFAQEAAEQMAADGVRRVLVFATSAWAGYSGTDQYNEDIIRMRDHLASKGLPDIEFTKLRQFYDHPRVIAESAASVRRAREEAPKDARVIFTAHSVPLAADNAAGGPEDPQLYSRQVKEAARLIATSAGVEQWDVVWQSRSGNPRTPWLEPDVVDHVVDLHDKQGVNAIVVFPVGFISDHMEVVWDLDTELREAVDERGMTMVRASTIGSTPEFAGMVVDLIDEWTKDAPLESAGEVTVTGASINGEPCSDPQRSRYRPVATA
- a CDS encoding NfeD family protein gives rise to the protein MEALVWFIAALVLAACELAAGEFTLLMLAGGAACAAIAAQLGAPTLASVAVFALASAGLIVFLRPVLRRRMQAPLVLDTSPAALVGAKASVLERVDGTGGQVRLDGTVWSARSMIDGHSFEVGEQVPVVHIDGSTAVIWKES